From one [Ruminococcus] lactaris ATCC 29176 genomic stretch:
- a CDS encoding glycosyltransferase family 2 protein, with protein MRELLSVIVPCYNEGAVIERTAKAIVDTCTGRAFDFEIIFVNDGSKDDTLAFLKKLAGRSEKIKYISFSRNFGKEAAMLSGLEHCKGSCAVIMDADLQHPPELIVQMYEKYQEGYDQVIAKRNRKGDSRLSIVFAKLYYKLANKLVNVEMVDGAGDFRLLSRRTIHALLELKENNRFSKGLFSWVGFNQIYIEYENQERAGGNSKWSFKSLLSYGVDGILSFNNQPLRICIYLGGIFMGISILYLLYLLIEILLHGIDAPGYFTTILLITTLGGIQLFSIGVIGEYIGRIYFEVKKRPVYLIQETNIKEESESE; from the coding sequence ATGAGAGAATTATTGTCAGTGATTGTTCCATGCTATAATGAAGGAGCAGTGATTGAGCGGACTGCAAAGGCAATCGTGGATACGTGTACGGGCAGGGCATTTGATTTTGAAATTATTTTTGTAAATGATGGAAGTAAGGATGATACGTTAGCTTTCCTGAAAAAACTTGCCGGAAGGTCAGAAAAAATAAAATACATTTCTTTTAGCAGGAACTTTGGAAAAGAGGCAGCAATGCTTTCCGGGCTGGAACATTGCAAGGGAAGTTGTGCAGTGATCATGGATGCGGATCTGCAGCATCCGCCGGAGCTGATCGTGCAGATGTACGAGAAATATCAGGAGGGATATGACCAGGTCATTGCGAAAAGGAACAGAAAAGGCGATTCGAGATTATCAATTGTTTTTGCAAAATTGTATTATAAGCTGGCGAACAAACTGGTGAATGTAGAAATGGTCGATGGAGCAGGTGATTTCAGGCTTTTATCCAGACGCACGATTCATGCGTTGTTGGAACTGAAGGAGAATAACCGGTTTTCAAAGGGATTATTTTCGTGGGTCGGCTTTAATCAGATCTACATCGAATACGAGAATCAGGAGCGTGCAGGAGGAAACAGCAAGTGGTCCTTTAAATCGCTTCTGTCATATGGAGTAGATGGGATTTTATCATTTAATAACCAGCCATTGCGGATCTGCATTTATCTTGGAGGGATTTTTATGGGGATCAGTATCCTTTATCTGCTGTATCTGCTGATAGAGATCCTGCTTCATGGGATCGATGCACCGGGATATTTTACGACGATCCTTCTAATCACGACGTTGGGAGGAATCCAGCTTTTTTCTATTGGTGTCATTGGAGAGTATATTGGAAGAATTTATTTTGAAGTAAAGAAAAGACCGGTTTATCTGATCCAGGAGACCAATATAAAAGAAGAAAGTGAGTCAGAATAA
- a CDS encoding NlpC/P60 family protein — MKNKAVIFMMSMVLAMGSAVPAHADTEISENKDLAENGQGVSEYANGWVTGDNDTFFYIDGIKLYDAGCEIDGYWYYFDATGAMQKNYWREKNGEWYYYDANGHLVMNQEMDINGRHYKFTENGAIYRGWYTDGTDTYYYETNGSRLEDTGKQIDGYWYYFQKDGKILSSGWREKAGNYYYYDEAAHLVMNRGIGINGHWYYVDENGKKYVSQFRQKDDTWYYYDENGYLVLNRELDINGKHYKFTGSGAVYTGWSVGEDGAYYYDQQGSCLTDMGSQIDGYWYYFQKDGKMLYSDWREKDTGYYYYDDQGHLILNAGIQFNGYWYYLDGSGRRYESQFRQKGADWYYYDEEGHLVMDRDLKIGGYRYIFQSNGAAYRGLKTENEKVIGFTPMGRQAFDDSVQDGTDWYYFDASGDMKKDYWRTKAGEKYYYQADGKLARNKGLEIDGIWYYFADSGKMYTGWREKDGNRYYYNSYGYLITNDTVIIDGVNCRFDTSGRLLNDVPAKIAEICTYTWVPYRWGGATTGGWDCSGFTQWAMAQLGVSVPRLAHEQAQGGTWIDPWDISQWKPGDLVCYTEGSGVSHMALYIGNNQIIHALSPKYGTIIHDVDYYEKWDRGTWRVAVKRYL; from the coding sequence ATGAAAAATAAGGCAGTAATTTTTATGATGTCGATGGTACTTGCGATGGGGAGTGCAGTGCCAGCCCATGCAGATACAGAGATTTCGGAGAACAAGGATCTTGCAGAAAATGGACAAGGAGTTTCTGAGTATGCGAATGGCTGGGTAACAGGTGACAATGACACATTTTTTTATATTGACGGAATAAAGCTTTATGATGCCGGATGTGAAATTGACGGTTACTGGTACTATTTTGATGCAACAGGTGCAATGCAGAAAAATTACTGGAGAGAAAAAAATGGGGAATGGTATTATTATGATGCGAATGGGCATCTGGTAATGAACCAGGAGATGGATATTAATGGAAGACATTATAAATTTACAGAAAATGGTGCAATTTATAGAGGATGGTATACAGATGGAACAGATACTTACTATTATGAGACAAATGGAAGCCGTTTAGAAGATACCGGAAAGCAGATAGATGGTTACTGGTATTATTTCCAGAAGGATGGAAAGATACTAAGTTCTGGCTGGAGAGAAAAAGCAGGAAATTACTATTATTATGATGAAGCAGCCCATTTGGTGATGAATCGTGGAATAGGGATAAACGGACACTGGTATTATGTGGATGAAAACGGGAAAAAGTATGTGTCTCAGTTCCGCCAGAAAGACGATACGTGGTACTATTATGATGAAAATGGATATCTTGTGCTGAACAGAGAGCTGGATATCAATGGAAAGCACTATAAGTTTACAGGAAGTGGTGCAGTTTATACAGGCTGGTCTGTCGGTGAAGACGGAGCATATTATTATGATCAGCAGGGATCCTGCCTGACCGACATGGGAAGCCAGATAGATGGTTACTGGTATTATTTCCAGAAAGATGGAAAAATGCTGTATTCTGACTGGAGAGAGAAAGATACTGGATATTATTATTATGATGATCAGGGGCATCTGATCCTGAATGCAGGGATACAATTTAATGGTTACTGGTATTATCTGGATGGAAGTGGAAGACGTTATGAATCTCAGTTCCGTCAGAAAGGTGCAGACTGGTACTATTATGATGAGGAAGGTCATTTGGTGATGGATCGGGATTTGAAGATTGGAGGATACCGGTATATTTTCCAGAGCAACGGAGCAGCATATCGTGGATTGAAGACAGAGAATGAAAAAGTGATCGGCTTTACGCCGATGGGTCGACAGGCATTTGATGATAGTGTGCAAGATGGAACTGACTGGTATTATTTTGATGCTTCAGGTGATATGAAGAAAGATTACTGGCGTACAAAAGCGGGTGAAAAATACTATTATCAGGCGGATGGAAAACTTGCAAGAAATAAGGGTCTGGAGATTGATGGTATCTGGTATTATTTTGCAGATAGTGGAAAAATGTATACAGGCTGGAGAGAGAAGGATGGTAATCGCTACTATTATAACAGTTATGGATATTTGATTACAAATGATACAGTGATAATTGATGGAGTGAATTGCCGATTTGATACTTCTGGAAGACTGCTTAATGATGTTCCGGCTAAAATAGCGGAAATTTGTACTTATACATGGGTTCCATACCGCTGGGGCGGAGCAACAACCGGTGGATGGGACTGTAGTGGATTTACGCAGTGGGCTATGGCTCAGCTTGGTGTGTCAGTTCCGAGACTCGCTCATGAGCAGGCACAGGGAGGAACCTGGATCGATCCATGGGATATAAGTCAGTGGAAGCCGGGAGATCTGGTATGCTATACAGAAGGAAGTGGAGTCTCTCATATGGCATTATATATAGGGAATAACCAGATCATCCATGCATTAAGTCCAAAATACGGAACTATTATTCATGACGTGGATTATTATGAAAAATGGGACAGAGGAACCTGGAGAGTAGCTGTCAAGAGATATCTGTAA
- a CDS encoding lipopolysaccharide biosynthesis protein: MSKSRVVNSAVNTIFNFSVKLFDFGIKFVLRTVFIYTLGMQYVGVSGLFTDILSVLSFVELGIGSAITYALYKPLAENDEEKLGKLMHFYKWAYRIVALVILICGLLVVPFLSKIVTNVPDIKESITIIYILYLSNTVCSYLLIYRSTILSASQKQYEISKISICISMIKCTIESILLVVFKNFIFYLLLEILFSVSQNIWISRKAEKLYPNAFQKSSGRLSKAEIKKLFKDIKALFLYKVSNVVLNGTDSVIVSSFLGTGMVGILANYNMIVKNIYNLVLQVFTSTSASIGNLAATEDGKKQFKVFNAMQLMCFWIFGLCTTVLYVNVNTFMKIWAGKENLFGTATVLVLIIDFYLTGMMSTVSHFRTSNGLFVQGQYRPLIMSIINIVVSVFLVKKIGITGVILGTVISRLLTQIWYDPYLIYKYVFKHSFSHYLRQITIYTASTAVSCLICIEFRNMLMIRNSWIDLIVNGIFNVIVFNGIFLLIYGRSAEFVYLKNIGINLSGMIVRKIKRR; this comes from the coding sequence ATGTCTAAGTCTAGGGTAGTAAATTCAGCAGTTAATACGATATTTAATTTTTCAGTAAAATTATTTGATTTTGGAATAAAATTTGTATTACGTACAGTATTTATTTATACACTCGGAATGCAATATGTAGGAGTGTCGGGCCTGTTTACGGATATTTTATCAGTTTTGTCTTTCGTTGAGCTGGGGATAGGCAGTGCGATCACTTATGCGTTATATAAACCACTGGCAGAGAATGATGAAGAGAAGCTCGGCAAATTGATGCATTTTTACAAATGGGCATACCGGATCGTTGCACTGGTGATTCTGATCTGCGGTCTGCTTGTTGTTCCATTTTTATCGAAAATTGTTACCAATGTGCCGGATATTAAAGAAAGTATTACGATTATTTATATTCTTTATTTATCTAATACGGTCTGTTCGTATTTACTGATCTATCGTTCTACAATTTTATCTGCGAGCCAGAAGCAATATGAAATATCAAAAATTTCAATCTGCATTTCGATGATCAAGTGTACGATTGAAAGTATTTTACTGGTAGTTTTTAAGAATTTTATTTTCTATCTGCTGCTGGAAATTTTATTTTCTGTCAGTCAGAATATCTGGATTTCGAGAAAGGCAGAAAAATTATATCCAAATGCTTTTCAGAAGAGTAGTGGGAGACTAAGCAAAGCTGAGATCAAAAAGCTTTTTAAGGATATCAAGGCACTTTTTCTGTATAAAGTTTCAAATGTAGTTCTGAATGGAACAGACAGTGTGATCGTGTCTTCATTTCTTGGAACCGGAATGGTCGGTATATTAGCCAATTATAATATGATCGTAAAGAATATATATAATCTTGTGCTTCAGGTATTTACTTCTACTTCTGCCAGTATCGGAAATCTTGCAGCAACAGAGGATGGAAAGAAGCAGTTTAAAGTCTTTAACGCCATGCAGTTGATGTGCTTCTGGATTTTTGGGTTATGCACTACAGTATTATATGTAAATGTAAATACATTTATGAAAATCTGGGCAGGAAAAGAAAATTTATTTGGAACAGCTACAGTACTGGTTCTTATTATTGATTTTTATCTAACCGGGATGATGAGTACAGTCAGCCATTTCAGAACGTCCAATGGTCTGTTCGTACAGGGACAGTATCGTCCATTGATCATGTCGATCATCAATATTGTAGTGTCGGTGTTTCTTGTGAAAAAAATTGGAATTACAGGAGTGATTTTGGGAACTGTAATATCCAGACTGCTGACTCAGATATGGTATGATCCGTATCTGATCTATAAATATGTATTTAAACATTCATTTTCGCATTATCTGAGGCAGATTACGATATATACTGCAAGTACAGCAGTAAGCTGCCTGATATGTATTGAATTCAGAAATATGCTGATGATCCGGAACAGTTGGATCGATCTTATTGTAAACGGAATTTTTAATGTGATAGTTTTTAATGGAATTTTTCTTTTAATTTATGGAAGAAGTGCGGAATTTGTCTACTTAAAGAATATAGGAATAAATTTATCAGGGATGATTGTGAGGAAAATAAAAAGGAGATAA